The stretch of DNA AAAATGCAGTTTGAATCTACTAACCCAAGTGGAGAAACATTTTTAATTAATGCTGCTGCTGAAAACGGAAGAGAAGGAGCAGGCTTGCGTCCAAAAGCAATGATTTTATCAGCTTTAGCGGGTTGTTCGGGTTTAGATGTGGCTTCTTTAATCGAAAAAATGAAATTAGAAGTCGAAGATTTCAAAATTGAAACTATTGCTAATTTAACCGAAGAAC from Flavobacterium haoranii encodes:
- a CDS encoding OsmC family protein; this encodes MATNIVTTTWKGKMQFESTNPSGETFLINAAAENGREGAGLRPKAMILSALAGCSGLDVASLIEKMKLEVEDFKIETIANLTEEHPKVYDAVTVEYHFYGNNLNEAKLQRAVDLSVEKYCGVMEMFRQFAKIDIKVLFHKV